A stretch of Candidatus Methylacidithermus pantelleriae DNA encodes these proteins:
- a CDS encoding DUF420 domain-containing protein: MIPLSEFPRINATLNALTAILLGAGYVAIKNRRVLLHRNLMLSALTTSSLFLACYLFYHFYHGATRFPRHDWSRPLYFTILWTHTVLAIVNLPAIGWVLFFAAKGRFAAHRKVARWLFPSWMYVSITGVLVYFMLYHWFRV, encoded by the coding sequence GTGATTCCGCTGTCAGAATTTCCTCGGATCAACGCAACATTAAACGCGCTTACGGCCATTCTCCTAGGAGCAGGCTACGTTGCCATTAAAAATCGAAGGGTCCTTCTTCACCGCAACTTGATGCTGTCCGCGCTTACAACCTCATCCCTGTTCCTTGCGTGCTACCTCTTCTATCACTTCTATCATGGGGCCACTCGATTCCCCCGGCACGATTGGTCGAGGCCTCTGTATTTTACCATTCTTTGGACCCATACGGTCCTTGCCATCGTAAATCTTCCAGCCATTGGATGGGTGCTTTTCTTTGCTGCCAAAGGTCGATTTGCGGCCCATCGGAAGGTGGCCCGGTGGCTCTTTCCCAGCTGGATGTACGTCTCCATTACCGGTGTACTCGTATACTTTATGCTCTACCATTGGTTTCGAGTCTGA